A genome region from Flavobacterium sp. CFS9 includes the following:
- a CDS encoding sensor histidine kinase, whose amino-acid sequence MNKLFFRLLVLLMSLSLIGIILVQVYWFNSSFKNNDEQFKYHVTQVIGNVADKLEQQEEYSFYDKYNRIKDSTGKTPKKEDLLQVFYIQRNAKTNKTIVYSNTLTSEDYDISGSIFNKKFSSERFKNFSSKRVTEVYNNNNNIDNSTLGQSIIPDLKIEKSGSLDILNKVQQQIQYKDVASLTPIEGRITKDKLQKLLKKELEEYGVKTKFEYGVLNNGLATKVRSDGFHYDKDASYHVPIYTDNEGNSKYELFITFPHKKKFLLSELLSITILSIIFTLIIIVAYTSALNQLLRQKHISEIKTDFINNMTHEFKTPIATINLALDAIKNPKIIEDKEKVYRYLQMIRDENKRMHAQVENVLRISKLEKKELDITKEPTAIHDIIDDAIEHVNLILEDRGGSVAKHFNAARTTCLINEVHFTNVLVNILENAIKYSPGAPEIEIFTENVKDMILIKVKDNGLGMSKIAQKRVFEKFYREHTGDLHNVKGHGLGLAYVKRIVEDHNGQVYVESEKGKGSTFIIKIPLIN is encoded by the coding sequence TGGTTTAATTCTTCGTTCAAAAATAACGATGAACAGTTTAAATATCATGTTACTCAGGTAATTGGAAATGTTGCTGATAAATTGGAGCAGCAGGAAGAATACAGTTTTTACGATAAATACAACCGCATTAAAGACAGTACCGGTAAAACACCTAAAAAAGAAGACTTACTGCAGGTTTTTTACATTCAAAGAAATGCAAAAACAAACAAAACAATAGTTTATTCTAATACGCTTACATCTGAAGATTATGATATTAGCGGCTCGATTTTTAATAAAAAATTTAGCAGCGAAAGATTTAAAAACTTTAGTTCGAAGAGAGTTACAGAAGTATACAATAATAACAATAATATTGACAATAGTACTTTAGGACAAAGTATTATACCTGACTTAAAAATCGAAAAATCAGGGAGTCTTGATATTTTAAATAAAGTTCAACAGCAAATTCAGTATAAAGATGTTGCTTCGTTGACACCTATAGAAGGTAGAATTACAAAAGATAAACTTCAAAAACTCTTAAAGAAAGAACTGGAAGAATATGGTGTGAAAACCAAATTTGAATACGGAGTTCTTAATAATGGTCTTGCGACGAAAGTAAGATCGGATGGATTTCATTACGATAAAGATGCAAGTTACCACGTGCCAATTTATACAGATAATGAAGGAAATAGTAAGTATGAATTATTCATTACGTTTCCGCATAAAAAGAAATTCTTATTGTCAGAATTATTAAGTATTACCATATTATCAATAATTTTTACATTAATCATTATAGTGGCATATACCAGTGCGTTGAATCAGTTGTTACGTCAAAAACATATTTCTGAAATCAAGACGGATTTTATAAATAATATGACGCATGAATTTAAAACGCCAATAGCAACGATTAATTTAGCTTTGGATGCGATTAAAAACCCTAAGATAATTGAGGATAAAGAGAAAGTGTATCGCTATCTTCAAATGATCCGGGATGAAAATAAAAGAATGCATGCTCAGGTAGAAAACGTGCTTCGTATTTCTAAACTTGAAAAGAAAGAATTAGATATTACAAAAGAGCCAACTGCTATTCATGATATTATTGATGATGCAATTGAACATGTAAATTTAATTTTAGAAGACAGAGGTGGAAGCGTTGCGAAGCATTTTAATGCAGCGAGAACGACCTGCCTGATCAACGAAGTACATTTTACAAATGTATTGGTTAATATTTTGGAGAATGCGATAAAATATTCACCAGGTGCACCGGAGATAGAAATTTTTACAGAAAATGTGAAAGACATGATTCTGATAAAAGTAAAAGATAATGGTCTCGGTATGAGTAAGATAGCTCAAAAGCGAGTTTTTGAGAAATTTTACAGAGAACATACAGGAGATTTACATAATGTAAAAGGACACGGACTAGGTCTGGCCTATGTGAAAAGAATAGTAGAGGACCATAATGGTCAAGTATATGTTGAAAGCGAGAAAGGAAAAGGTAGCACCTTTATAATAAAAATACCATTAATAAATTAA